Part of the Pseudodesulfovibrio hydrargyri genome is shown below.
GCACATCCGCTGGCTGGCGGACCATCGGGAAGAGACCGGCATTGTTTCGGTGGCCGAACACTGCATGGTCCTAGACCCGGCCTCGGGCAAATACGTGCGTTCGGAAACGGGCGTCCGATGCGCCAACGACCATAATGCCGTGGTGGACCTGCTTACGCGGGGAGAGCCCGTGCCCGAGTGGATGTCCTTCCCCGGGGTGCTCGAGGAGCTGTCCAGGACGTACAAGCCGCGCTGGAAGCAGGGGATCACCCTGTTCCTCACCGGGCTGTCCGGGGCGGGCAAGTCCACCCTGGCCAAGGTCCTGTTCGTCAAGCTCCTGGAGCTGAACAGCCGCCCGGTGACCCTGCTCGACGGCGACATCGTGCGCACCAATCTGTCCAGCGAGCTGTCCTTCAGTCGGGAGCACCGCAACCTGAACGTGACCCGCATCGGGTTCGTGGCCAGCGAGATCGTCAAGAACGGCGGGGTGGCCATCTGCGCGCCCATCGCCCCCTACGCCGAATCCCGGCGACAGGCACGCGAGGCGGTCGAGGAGTACGGCGGGTTCGTCGAAATACACGTCAGCACGCCGTTGGCGGCCTGCGAGCGGCGCGACCGCAAAGGCATCTACGCCAAGGCGCGGGCGGGCATCATCAAGGGGATGACCGGCGTGGATGACCCATACGTCGAACCGGAGAATCCGGAGTTGCGTATCGACACCTCGGAATTGAGCCCCGACGAGGCGGCCCACGAGGTCCTGCTTTACCTGAGGGAGCACCGGTTCATCTGATCGCATCCCGGGTGGCCGGAAGCGGCACCTGTTCAGCAGATAGGTAATATGCCTTTGTATTCAGGAGTGTTGCAGGTGCCGACTCTCTGCAAGAGGGGCCGCGAAACGCTTGGCGGCCCGGCGGATTCGGGTTTCTGGCGTGCCTGAAGGTATTGAAATTGCAGCGGGTCCGGAATAGAAACAACGAGCGTCAACCGCTTGAACCGCAACCGGTGGGAAGATGGTCCGATTTCTGGCCCAGTCCAATTATCTGCGCGAGGTGCAGCGCACCTTCGGCGGCAGCGGGCACCTCGACGTCCAGGAACTGCTGTTCAGGACCTTGTCCGTGGCCGTTCCCATGGCCGTGGTCTACGTCCTGTGGCGCTATCGGCTGCTCATCCTGCACGTGGCCGGGCGCTGGGCGGCCCGCCTGCTGCGCGGGCGCAAGCGGCGTGCCGTGGAGAACTACCTGGTCTCCCGGGGCGTGGTCATCGAGGTCTGCCTGTACTCCGGCGGCGTGGTCGGGCGCAAGCTCTGCGACGCCCGGGTGGCCAGCGTGGCCGGCGGTAAGATGGAGCTCCAGTTGATCGGCGCCAATCCGACCTTCACCGCCCTCAGGCACCTGCCGGTCATCTGTTTCACCCGGCCCTTCGCCTATTCGGGCAAGCGCGTCAACGCCTTTACCACCCTGGTGGCCCACGCGGACAAGCGGGGGGTGGTCCTCAAGGAGTTGAGCCTACTCACTCCGGTGCGCTACCGGTTCATCCTGCGGCGGCGGCACGCCCGCCAGCGGGTGGCTCGCGAGGGGGCGGTCCGGGTCAAGGCGTGGAGCGGTCGCAAGGCGCGCACTTTCTGGATGTTTCGGCCGGAGCTGCAGACCGTGAACAACCCGGCCCGCTACGACGCCCGCACCCGCCTGGCCGTGGAAAACATCTCGGCCGGCGGAATGCGCATGTTCATCGTCAATCCCGGAGGCGACATGCCGCCGCTGGAGCAGGGCGCGCAGCTGATACTGCGGGTCAGCATCTGGAACCCCAAGACGCGCAAATATTCGTTCTTCACGGCGCTCGGCGTCATCCGCAGCCGTTTTTCCGGCCGCGGCGGGGCCATCGGGCTGGGCATCCAGTTCATGGCCGAGGGCGAACAGGTAAAGGGCCGGTACACATGGCATTCCGTGCACGGCGAAATCCCGGCCCTGGCGCGGTTCCTGGCCGATATCGAGGAATAAGCTACTTCTTGCGGCAGTCCGGGCACAGGCCGTAGAGATACATCTTGTGGCGGATGAGGGTGAAGCCGTGCTCCTTGGCCAGTTGTTCCTGGCGGCGCTCGATGACTTCGTCCATGATCTCGATGTTCTTGCCGCACTGCTCGCAGATGAGGTGGTCGTGGTGGTCCTTGCCGTAGCAGGGCTCGTAACGCGTCACCCCGTCCGCGAAGTCCAGGGGCTCCACCAGCCCTGCATCGCTGAGGAGTTTGAGGGTCCTGTAGACCGTGGCTTGGCCGATGGAGGCGTCCCGCTTCTTGACCAGGGCGTACAACTCCTCGGACGAAAGATGGTCGTTTTTCCTGAGCAGGGTGTCGAGAATGACCCGCCGTTGGGGCGTCATTTTCAGGTTCTCGTTGGCCAGATATTCGGCAAAGACTTCTTGCGGGGCTTTCATTGGGATATCCCGTCGTTTTGTTTGAATTTCAGTCAATTCCTCTCATACGGGATGCAAAAGAAGGTGTCAAATGGGAACAAAAAAGCGGGGAATAGCTCCCAACCGCCCGGAACCCCTTTTGCATCTTGACATTCCGGGGTACGGTTTCTACAAACGGTTTCCCGCAAATCGGCGCACAAATGCGCGCCGACCCCTTAAGGAGAGGTGGCAGAGCTCGGTTTAATGCGCTGGTCTTGAAAACCAGAGACGGGGCAACCCGCCCGGGGGTTCGAATCCCTCCCTCTCCGCCAGATAATTCCCCACGGCTCATCACGACAGTGTTGGGCCGTTTTTTTGATCGCATCAAAGTGCTTCCCGATCATTCGTGACGCGATATCCGTCACGGTTTTGTCCCGGTGAAGAGAGAAAGGGGATACAATCGGCGATTCGGATAGCCCCTTCCTATTTTGATCGTTAAGTCAATCCATTACTTCGATAATATAATGGACGGAAAAGGCGTGTGGCATGACCATGGGCGCATGGACGCGATGCCGCGTCCGAGGCATCGATCCTCTTTGGGAATGGGCGTTGCGCGCCTCGGCCGTCGGAGCCGGGCCGGCCCGCAACCATCTCGGTAGAATACATGAATTATATCCATCATAGCCAGCGATCGCCCCTTTCAGGCCAGAGGGGAACAACTCGATGAAGCTTCGCACGTTTTTTCTGGCCGGCGTCATCACCGTGGCGGTCTTTTTCGTCATCTGCCAGTTCCTCGCCTCGGAATTGGTCCTGACCAGGGGATTCCAGGACATCGAGGACGAGCAGACGCGTTCCCTGGCCGCCATGGCCAAGGGGGTTCTCGACCGGCAGCTCGTCCATCTGAACGGACTGGTGCTGGACTGGGCCGAGTGGGACGACACCTATGTCTTCGCGCAGGACGGCAACGACCATTACGTCGAGTCCAACCTCTCGCCGGAGACGTTTGAGGACCAGTCGCTCGTGTGCATCTCGATCCGGGACCGCCATGGCGAGCCGGTTTATCTGCGGGCGTTCAGGCCGGACGGCAACCTGGACATGGCGCTGGCAATGCGGATCAACCGGCTGACGGCCGGGCTGCTTCCGCCCCTGCCGAGTCAATCCGGCGGTTTCGGCGGCATCGTCCGTCTGCCGGACGGGGAACTGCTCATGGTCGTCAAGCGTCCGGTCCTGACAAGCTCGGGATCGGGCCCGGCCATGGGGTCGCTGATGATGGCGCGCATGATAACCCCCGACGTCATCGAGGGGATATCCGCTCTGATGGGAGTGGAGGTGTCGCTCGAAAAACCGGAGGACGGCGAGAAGACGGTCTTGAGCGCTCCCGGCTCCGGAGACGGGGTGCGCCTGGTCTATCCCGATGAAAGGACCTCGGTGGGGATGCTTGCCGTCCGGGATGTGGATGGGCGGACGGTCGCCCTGCTGAAGGTGTCCGCGAAAAGAGCCATTTCCCGGGAAGGGAAGA
Proteins encoded:
- a CDS encoding Fur family transcriptional regulator, producing MKAPQEVFAEYLANENLKMTPQRRVILDTLLRKNDHLSSEELYALVKKRDASIGQATVYRTLKLLSDAGLVEPLDFADGVTRYEPCYGKDHHDHLICEQCGKNIEIMDEVIERRQEQLAKEHGFTLIRHKMYLYGLCPDCRKK